The following nucleotide sequence is from bacterium.
CCGCCGGTGGTTAAAGAAGAACCTGTTCCAGAGCCGAAAAAGGTCGGCGTAGTTTTTGCTGTAGGTGAAATTCCTGCTCAGACGGTGATTGATACCGGCATGGTGACATTGAAGGAATTAGAACCTGAAACTGTGTCAAAAGAGGCAATTACTTCTTTAACGAGTGTGGTTGGCGGTATTGCGAAGGTTAACATCCATCCTAACTCGCCAGTTTTATCCTCACAAATTTACTTTGGGGTTGGCAGGCTGGCGTATATTGTGCCACCCGAAAGAAGAGCCATTACTTTGCTGATTGACAATCCAGGCGCTATTTCTTATTTAATCACCCCAGGGGATAGGGTAGATGTTATTGGCACATTTGAATCAGATTTTGCCGGAAAATTGGTGAGTAAAACCATTGTCCAATCAGCCATAGTTTTAGCTACGGGTCAACAATTTATACCTAAGAAAGTTACGGCGGAGGAAAAACCACCCCTTGCTTTTGATACCGTGACTTTAGCCGTTTATCCACGCGAGGCAGAAGAATTAGCTTTAGGCGCAGATAAAGCCTCAAAACTTAGACTCTCGCTTAGACATCCAACTTCTAAATCATTGGTCTGGACCGATGGGGCAACACCACCGGAAGTAATTGACTTACCACCAGAAAAACCAAAAGATACCATTATTATCAAAACAGGCACTCCAACACCAACAATTGAGGTAGAATCAAAACTAATTAAACAGATAGATGTTTATAAAGGGACTAAAAAAGAAACCGCGGTCTTAGAGTGGAGATAATATTAATTCGTAACCCTTCAGGCAATACATCAATTCTAGTATAGCGTTCTCTAAATACATATAGTAAGTTATTAACGAAAATTTCTCATAGAACAGATATAGCAACAGGGTTGATAGTTTATAGTTGATGGTTTATAGTTTATAGTTGATAGTTTCATAGACTATCAACCATCAACTATCAACAATACTAATGTGAACTTTTGGTTAATACTTACTATAATATTGTTATATCTACTTAGAGAACCCTACACTAGACCTCTTTAATTTAAGACAACATAAAGTCTTTCAAAGGATGAAAAAGAAATAAAATATGATAATTTTTTCCCCAGGACCGGCTAATATTTCAGAAAGGGTGAGAAAATCTCTAACCCTACCAGATATATGCCATCGTGATAGTGAGGCATCAGAGATTCTATCAGATATTCGCCAACTTCTTCTCCAGGTTGGCAAGGCTAAAAATGGGTATAAGAGTGTAGTTTTCACTGGCTCTGGAACATTAGCCATAGATAGTGTTATTGCCTCTTTAACAGATAATATCAAAAATCTATTAATCATCTCTAATGGCGTTTATGGAGAAAGGGCAAGAAATATTGCTATAACTTATAAAGTTAATTTTCAAGAGATAAATTTTGGTTGGGGGAATCTACCGGATTTAACAGTCATAGAAGAAAGGTTGAAAACGACCAATGTCGATGCCATTTATATTGTTCATCATGAAACTTCAACCGGACTTTTAAATCCCCTAAAAGAAATCTCCTGTTTAGCTCAGAAATATGAGACACTCCTGTTAGTTGATGCGATTAGTAGTATTGGTGGTGAGGAAATAGATTTGAATCAGTTAACCATAGATGTGCTTATGGGCTCGGGGCATAAATGTATAAGAGGAGTTCCGGGGGCGGCTTTTGTGATTGTAAGCGAAAGATTTATTGAAAAAATTAAAAAAGGCGGCAAAAAAGCATCTTATAATGACCTTTTAACTCATCTTGAATCCGAAGAAAACCTCGCGGAGACACCTTTTACGCCTGCGGTTCAGGTTTTTTATGCCTTTAAAACGGCACTGTTAG
It contains:
- the cpaB gene encoding Flp pilus assembly protein CpaB, which gives rise to MGTRLITIGIILGLITCGVVLFYFKTLEKKPPVVKEEPVPEPKKVGVVFAVGEIPAQTVIDTGMVTLKELEPETVSKEAITSLTSVVGGIAKVNIHPNSPVLSSQIYFGVGRLAYIVPPERRAITLLIDNPGAISYLITPGDRVDVIGTFESDFAGKLVSKTIVQSAIVLATGQQFIPKKVTAEEKPPLAFDTVTLAVYPREAEELALGADKASKLRLSLRHPTSKSLVWTDGATPPEVIDLPPEKPKDTIIIKTGTPTPTIEVESKLIKQIDVYKGTKKETAVLEWR
- a CDS encoding alanine--glyoxylate aminotransferase family protein; translation: MIIFSPGPANISERVRKSLTLPDICHRDSEASEILSDIRQLLLQVGKAKNGYKSVVFTGSGTLAIDSVIASLTDNIKNLLIISNGVYGERARNIAITYKVNFQEINFGWGNLPDLTVIEERLKTTNVDAIYIVHHETSTGLLNPLKEISCLAQKYETLLLVDAISSIGGEEIDLNQLTIDVLMGSGHKCIRGVPGAAFVIVSERFIEKIKKGGKKASYNDLLTHLESEENLAETPFTPAVQVFYAFKTALLELLEEGVENRIAHYKHIAELLRKGLKEIGLKFFLDESLFSNTMTSVYLPAGFSFEKLHHLLKLKGFVIYNSQGHLKGKVFRIGTVGLISTDDIKNFIEELRKICCHPAEV